Proteins encoded within one genomic window of Lysinibacillus louembei:
- a CDS encoding GNAT family N-acetyltransferase, which produces MEFKQIKLEDIPAMAELLIERQRVESEAFPFLKNNCLHVEYITNLFEKWFNHHKMLGVGASINHELVGYIIGEIKHDTTRGRHVWVHYEGVAIRQGESPELIRQLYAKASVAWVAQGCFTHYTLIPLGNQAYFDAYQHLSFAIQQAHAVMEMADYQPFDNTAEMDVRFANKMDSEALGQMSSIIQAYQNAAPTFEPVLPETAAEIKIGYSSVLEEEDAICLFATKDNKELAFQVYFPANSNLMTPDNGIELSIAGTYDVQMGKGVGKRLMNESYRIMQEKGYQHMVTDWRITNLASSTFWPKCGFKPVAYRMVRHIDSNIAWGNKLNYHIQ; this is translated from the coding sequence ATGGAGTTTAAACAAATAAAGCTTGAAGATATACCCGCAATGGCTGAGCTATTGATTGAAAGGCAAAGGGTTGAAAGTGAAGCATTTCCGTTTTTAAAAAATAATTGTTTACATGTGGAGTACATAACGAATTTATTCGAGAAATGGTTTAATCATCATAAAATGCTTGGGGTTGGGGCATCTATAAATCATGAATTAGTAGGCTACATCATTGGAGAAATCAAGCATGATACGACTAGAGGCAGACATGTATGGGTTCATTACGAGGGGGTAGCCATTCGACAAGGTGAGTCACCTGAGCTTATCAGGCAGCTATATGCAAAAGCTTCAGTGGCATGGGTAGCGCAAGGCTGCTTTACGCATTACACACTTATTCCACTTGGCAATCAGGCGTACTTCGATGCCTACCAACACTTAAGCTTTGCCATCCAGCAAGCACATGCAGTGATGGAGATGGCGGACTATCAGCCTTTTGACAACACAGCAGAGATGGATGTGCGATTCGCAAACAAAATGGACAGCGAAGCGCTAGGGCAAATGTCGAGCATTATTCAAGCATACCAAAATGCTGCACCAACGTTTGAGCCTGTCTTACCAGAAACTGCCGCAGAAATAAAAATCGGCTACAGCAGCGTATTGGAGGAAGAGGATGCCATCTGTCTTTTCGCTACAAAAGATAACAAAGAATTAGCATTTCAAGTATATTTCCCTGCCAACTCCAACTTGATGACACCTGATAATGGCATTGAATTAAGCATCGCAGGCACATATGATGTGCAAATGGGCAAAGGCGTTGGTAAAAGGCTAATGAATGAAAGCTATCGAATCATGCAAGAAAAGGGCTACCAGCATATGGTGACAGACTGGCGCATCACCAATCTTGCCTCTTCGACATTTTGGCCGAAATGCGGCTTTAAGCCAGTAGCTTATCGGATGGTGAGGCATATTGATAGTAATATTGCTTGGGGGAATAAATTAAACTACCACATTCAATAA